From the genome of Spirosomataceae bacterium TFI 002, one region includes:
- a CDS encoding arabinogalactan endo-1,4-beta-galactosidase, with product MKKSFLLLCIFSTLFLSCEKEQSKNEEQLLLGADLSYVNEVEDCGATFRDNGKIRDPYGIFEDRGANIVRLRLWHSPTWTSYSTLPDVKKSIDRAHKEGMKVLLDFHYSDNWADPAHQIIPAAWKNITDTKILGDSLYYYTIAVLNELYKESLTPEFVQVGNEINSEILMQKPTAENPKTNWQRNAALLNRGLDAVTDFNKNRGMKIQTMLHVAQPDEALEWFGNASKNDLRNFDWIGLSYYPNWSKHNLDELGKVISQLKSSYNKEVMIVEVGYPYTFRNIDKADNVLGDNAGLDGYPVSPIGQLSFMIDLTSHVAQAGGKGVIYWEAAWVSSSCKTQWGTGSHWENATFFDATQNNEALPVFDFFKHKYNSLNTIAQSSN from the coding sequence GTGAAAAAGTCATTCTTACTCCTTTGTATTTTTAGTACGCTATTTTTGTCTTGCGAAAAAGAGCAAAGCAAAAATGAAGAGCAACTTCTGCTCGGTGCCGACCTATCCTATGTAAATGAAGTAGAAGACTGCGGAGCTACTTTCCGAGATAATGGCAAAATTCGTGACCCTTATGGAATTTTTGAAGATAGAGGTGCCAACATTGTAAGACTCCGCTTGTGGCATAGTCCAACTTGGACAAGTTACAGTACGCTTCCTGATGTTAAGAAATCAATTGACAGGGCACATAAAGAGGGAATGAAGGTGTTGTTAGATTTTCATTACTCCGACAACTGGGCCGACCCTGCTCACCAAATTATTCCAGCTGCTTGGAAAAACATCACGGATACCAAGATTTTGGGTGACAGCTTATATTACTACACTATAGCAGTGTTAAATGAGCTTTATAAAGAAAGCCTTACACCTGAGTTTGTACAAGTAGGTAACGAAATCAATAGTGAAATATTGATGCAAAAGCCAACAGCTGAAAACCCTAAAACAAACTGGCAAAGAAATGCCGCCTTACTCAATAGAGGTTTAGACGCTGTAACTGATTTTAACAAAAATCGTGGTATGAAAATACAAACAATGCTTCATGTGGCACAACCAGACGAGGCACTTGAATGGTTTGGAAATGCTTCTAAAAATGACCTCAGAAATTTTGACTGGATAGGCCTCTCCTATTATCCTAATTGGTCAAAACACAATCTTGATGAACTAGGTAAGGTGATTTCTCAATTAAAATCCAGCTATAATAAAGAAGTTATGATCGTAGAGGTTGGTTACCCTTACACATTCAGAAATATTGACAAAGCCGACAATGTCCTTGGTGATAATGCTGGATTAGATGGTTACCCTGTTTCGCCAATTGGTCAATTAAGTTTCATGATTGACCTCACCTCTCATGTCGCTCAGGCAGGAGGAAAAGGAGTCATTTATTGGGAGGCAGCATGGGTAAGTTCTTCTTGCAAAACCCAATGGGGTACAGGATCTCACTGGGAAAACGCAACTTTTTTTGATGCTACTCAAAACAACGAAGCTCTACCTGTTTTCGACTTTTTTAAACATAAATACAATTCTTTAAATACAATCGCTCAAAGTTCAAATTGA
- a CDS encoding neopullulanase — protein MKLRYSICFGLLWLSFFLITKVSFGQKIKRIEPANWWIGMKNPTVQVMIYGDKVADYKVSISSKNIKLVQSHKVENPNYLFLDLLITKNAKPEIVEITIGKTKVNFELKARATLASHKEGFNTSDVIYLITPDRFANGDKSNDNLAGYPDLTNQAEFGRHGGDIQGMINHLDYIQKMGFTAIWPMPLEENNMPQWSYHGYAITDFYKIDPRFGSNELYVKLSKEAKAKGIKIIKDVVLNHCGVEHWWMKDLPSSDWINYGGKFTNTNHKREVLRDIHASESDKKIFNDGWFVASMPDLNQRNPFMANYIIQNSLWWIETADLGGFRVDTYPYSDPDFASQWSKRIMDEYPNCNITSEEWSTNPAITSYWQMGKQNSNGYKSYVPSPMDFPLQNALINSLKEDESWNNGLVKIYESVTNDFLYADASKLLIFGDNHDMSRVFTQLDENVEHTKMALALLATMRGIPQFYYGTEILMSNPNSDSHGEIRGDFPGGFDGMKANAQTQMGLTNTQIEVQDYLKELLNYRKSNSALHDGKMIHFAPENGVYVYFRINSDRKVMVILNKNEKAMTLDLSRFKEVLDRHKKAYDAITKEAHDLSKPFKLHEIGATVLELE, from the coding sequence ATGAAATTGAGATATTCGATATGTTTTGGCCTTTTATGGCTTTCTTTCTTCTTAATTACTAAAGTTTCATTTGGTCAAAAAATAAAAAGAATAGAACCTGCAAACTGGTGGATTGGAATGAAAAATCCAACCGTACAAGTCATGATTTATGGAGACAAAGTGGCTGATTACAAGGTAAGTATATCCTCCAAAAACATCAAACTTGTTCAAAGCCATAAGGTTGAAAATCCAAACTACCTTTTTCTTGATTTACTCATTACCAAAAATGCAAAACCAGAGATTGTTGAGATTACAATTGGTAAAACTAAAGTCAACTTTGAATTGAAAGCCAGAGCAACTCTTGCAAGTCATAAAGAAGGCTTTAATACTTCTGATGTTATCTATTTAATTACGCCAGACCGATTTGCCAATGGAGACAAATCAAACGACAACCTCGCTGGCTATCCTGATCTAACCAACCAAGCTGAATTCGGTAGACATGGAGGCGACATTCAAGGAATGATTAATCACCTTGATTATATTCAAAAAATGGGATTTACTGCGATATGGCCAATGCCACTGGAAGAGAATAACATGCCTCAGTGGAGTTATCACGGTTACGCAATTACAGATTTTTACAAAATAGACCCAAGGTTCGGGAGTAACGAATTGTATGTTAAACTTTCTAAAGAAGCTAAAGCGAAAGGTATTAAAATCATAAAAGACGTAGTGCTCAATCATTGCGGAGTAGAACACTGGTGGATGAAAGATTTACCTTCCAGCGACTGGATAAACTACGGTGGAAAGTTTACCAATACCAACCATAAGAGAGAAGTATTACGAGATATTCATGCCTCGGAAAGTGATAAAAAGATATTTAACGACGGATGGTTTGTAGCATCAATGCCGGACCTCAATCAGCGAAATCCTTTCATGGCAAATTATATCATCCAAAACAGTCTTTGGTGGATAGAGACAGCTGACCTTGGAGGTTTCAGAGTAGATACATACCCTTATTCTGATCCTGACTTTGCAAGCCAATGGAGCAAAAGAATAATGGATGAGTACCCCAATTGTAATATCACAAGTGAAGAATGGAGTACTAATCCTGCCATTACATCTTACTGGCAAATGGGAAAACAAAATAGTAATGGATACAAATCCTACGTGCCATCTCCAATGGACTTTCCTTTACAAAATGCCCTTATAAATAGTCTTAAAGAGGATGAAAGTTGGAATAATGGTTTGGTGAAAATCTATGAATCGGTGACAAACGACTTCCTTTACGCCGATGCTTCTAAGCTTTTGATTTTTGGAGACAATCACGATATGAGCAGAGTCTTTACACAACTAGACGAAAACGTAGAGCATACCAAAATGGCCCTAGCACTTTTAGCTACAATGAGAGGAATTCCACAGTTTTACTATGGAACAGAGATTCTTATGAGCAACCCAAATAGTGATTCTCATGGCGAAATAAGAGGAGATTTCCCTGGTGGATTTGATGGAATGAAAGCAAATGCACAAACTCAAATGGGACTTACAAATACCCAAATAGAAGTTCAAGATTATTTAAAGGAACTATTGAATTACAGAAAAAGTAATAGTGCTTTGCATGATGGAAAAATGATCCACTTTGCTCCAGAAAATGGAGTATACGTTTACTTTAGAATAAATTCAGACCGAAAGGTCATGGTAATTTTGAACAAAAATGAGAAAGCCATGACGCTAGATTTAAGTCGATTTAAAGAGGTTTTGGATAGACACAAAAAAGCTTATGATGCAATCACAAAAGAAGCTCATGATCTCAGCAAGCCTTTTAAACTCCATGAAATTGGGGCTACAGTGCTTGAACTAGAATAA
- a CDS encoding AraC-type DNA-binding protein, protein MSNFDFYSSNVILTFKKWVLAFQFVLVALAAIAQNDLTISVEVKIPLLLEDEHIYMASDFNDWNPGDSKYKLNKVAPQQYEIKIKNPPSRFEYKFTQGTWATSEGTPAGESLSNRVFKRSENPSNLVETVILGWEEQIVYTVIVSSIPENTPKDASIYITGNFNNWVPNDENYRLRKSIDGSYRTIVYSDKPFLDFKFTRGSWATVEARESGKARPNRRLDRSKTTQIDNLEFSITGWEDLQGTFSLFSIYDLLLLFSVFQGILLLIAIPSIQSNNKPANNWLLLSIALSSVSLLFYLLSNFSGAVQAFPKIIFLADFIIFLYSPLYFFYLRKLLFNDTSLPSRWYFHFLPFVIQVFAYLPFLLNSNKEMLNTIMNQDTMLVYVFLTTGILGLIWNSYYWNLFRTMIKNYRTQFETNFSYEQNLNYLNTVLYIHLVCLMLWGAFFVVFGYSRWQNWDTVNLQENFIDTIWLSFSVVSFFLGYFAIHQTETFKADPQSVSIFDDILESRVAEKITLEENEDKSKHDTGNEELIKDLEKIMEEKKPFHNPKLTLSELAKQIGSQPHILSKAINEHYGKNFFDLINGYRIEEFKKLIQNPSFHNFTLLALAYEVGFNSKTAFNRSFKKATDQTPKEYFNQIKKK, encoded by the coding sequence ATGAGCAATTTTGATTTTTATTCTTCAAATGTGATTCTAACATTCAAAAAATGGGTTTTAGCTTTTCAATTTGTGCTAGTTGCTTTAGCGGCAATTGCTCAAAATGACCTCACAATTAGTGTAGAAGTCAAAATACCTCTACTGCTTGAGGATGAGCATATTTACATGGCCTCCGATTTCAATGATTGGAATCCTGGCGACTCTAAATACAAGCTTAATAAAGTAGCTCCCCAGCAATACGAAATCAAGATTAAAAACCCTCCTTCACGATTTGAGTACAAATTCACCCAAGGTACTTGGGCAACATCCGAAGGTACACCTGCGGGAGAATCTCTATCTAATCGAGTTTTTAAAAGGTCTGAAAACCCAAGTAACCTTGTCGAAACAGTTATTCTTGGCTGGGAAGAGCAGATCGTATATACTGTCATTGTAAGCTCCATTCCCGAAAACACGCCAAAAGACGCCAGCATATATATCACTGGAAATTTCAACAATTGGGTACCAAACGACGAGAACTATAGATTAAGAAAATCAATTGATGGGTCGTATCGTACCATTGTCTATTCTGATAAACCATTTTTAGATTTCAAGTTTACTAGAGGTTCTTGGGCAACGGTAGAAGCCAGAGAAAGCGGAAAAGCAAGACCAAACAGAAGATTAGACAGGTCCAAAACAACACAAATAGATAATTTAGAATTCTCAATAACAGGCTGGGAAGACCTACAAGGAACCTTTAGCCTATTTTCAATTTACGATCTACTGCTCTTGTTCTCCGTTTTTCAAGGGATTTTGTTATTGATCGCAATTCCAAGTATACAGTCCAATAACAAACCAGCAAACAACTGGCTTTTGCTTTCCATAGCATTGTCATCGGTGTCCCTACTTTTCTATTTGCTTTCAAATTTCAGCGGAGCGGTTCAAGCCTTTCCAAAAATCATTTTCCTTGCCGATTTCATTATCTTTTTATACTCACCACTTTATTTCTTCTACCTAAGAAAATTACTTTTTAACGACACTTCATTGCCATCTCGGTGGTACTTCCACTTTTTGCCTTTTGTAATTCAGGTTTTTGCTTACCTACCATTTTTACTGAACTCAAATAAGGAAATGCTAAACACCATCATGAATCAAGATACCATGTTGGTTTATGTTTTTTTAACCACAGGAATTTTAGGCTTAATATGGAATAGTTATTACTGGAACTTGTTCCGTACAATGATAAAAAACTACAGGACGCAATTTGAGACCAACTTCAGTTATGAACAAAACCTCAATTACCTCAACACTGTACTATACATTCATTTGGTTTGTTTAATGCTTTGGGGTGCTTTCTTTGTTGTTTTTGGATATAGCAGGTGGCAAAACTGGGATACTGTGAACTTGCAAGAAAACTTTATTGACACCATTTGGCTCTCATTTTCTGTTGTTTCGTTTTTCTTGGGCTATTTCGCAATTCACCAAACTGAGACTTTCAAAGCAGACCCGCAATCCGTATCTATTTTTGATGATATCTTAGAAAGTAGAGTTGCCGAAAAGATTACACTGGAGGAGAATGAAGATAAAAGCAAACATGACACGGGAAATGAAGAACTCATCAAGGATTTAGAAAAAATCATGGAAGAGAAAAAGCCTTTTCACAATCCTAAATTGACATTGAGTGAGCTTGCAAAACAAATAGGCTCTCAACCTCATATTTTGTCAAAAGCAATTAATGAACATTACGGCAAAAACTTTTTTGACCTTATCAATGGGTATAGAATTGAAGAGTTCAAAAAGCTGATTCAAAACCCATCATTCCATAATTTCACTTTGTTAGCACTGGCGTACGAAGTTGGGTTCAATTCCAAAACCGCTTTCAATAGGTCTTTCAAAAAAGCAACGGATCAAACTCCCAAAGAGTATTTCAACCAGATCAAGAAAAAGTAG
- a CDS encoding TIGR02453 family protein, with protein sequence MIEKSTFQFLKDLSQNNNKEWFHDHQKEYKALKENILVFTADVIAEFGLIDPTIAELEPKKCLFRINRDIRFSKNKDPYKTNVGISMAKGGRKTDNAGYYINIQPGDSFVGGGQYMVPPDDLKKIRQEIDYNFADFKAILENDAFSSFYGGLSVDPSMFLKRPPKGYDAENPAIEFLKYKSFTAIKSIPDPTVLSKDFLKECVTGMTALKPLVEFLNREE encoded by the coding sequence ATGATTGAAAAAAGTACATTCCAATTTCTAAAAGACCTTAGTCAAAACAACAATAAAGAATGGTTTCATGACCATCAAAAGGAATATAAGGCTCTAAAGGAAAACATTCTAGTTTTCACAGCTGATGTGATTGCTGAGTTTGGTTTGATAGATCCTACCATCGCCGAACTGGAGCCTAAGAAATGTCTTTTTAGAATAAATAGGGATATACGTTTTTCCAAAAACAAAGACCCCTACAAAACCAATGTTGGTATCTCAATGGCAAAGGGTGGTAGAAAGACAGATAATGCTGGCTACTATATCAATATTCAGCCTGGAGATAGCTTTGTTGGAGGTGGACAATATATGGTTCCACCAGATGACCTCAAGAAAATCAGACAAGAAATTGATTACAATTTTGCCGATTTCAAAGCCATTTTAGAAAATGATGCATTTAGCTCATTTTATGGAGGTTTATCAGTTGACCCTTCCATGTTCTTGAAACGTCCTCCTAAAGGTTACGATGCAGAAAACCCAGCCATTGAGTTTTTGAAATACAAAAGCTTCACTGCCATCAAAAGCATACCTGACCCAACGGTCCTTTCAAAAGACTTTTTAAAAGAATGTGTAACTGGAATGACCGCTTTGAAACCTTTGGTAGAGTTTTTGAATCGAGAAGAGTAG
- a CDS encoding alpha-amylase produces the protein MRKYISILLLLFIFSCEKKDVEVSSKPSENLSDHFQKEGILMQAFYWDVEPRGEWWNTIEPKLATWKELGVDKIWLPPASKGMSGGYSMGYDPFDYFDFGDFDQMGTTKTRFGSRVELEKLITKAHSLSIDVIADVVLNHNSGGQTEFNPYRQKNTYTKFEPKSGKFNRSFEDFHPNSFHTKDAEALFFEEQDLCHDQENVQNWFWKNEYSVAKYYKNVMKFDGWRFDYVKGFAPDVISNYMKSAGGFGILEVWDGNADLINSWVDKTGISAFDFAAFYAMENAFDGFDLRVLVERPQLWKMKPDRAYTFVNNHDTAKETNPGNKLSSKESTKLAYAYMLTHPGNPCIFYLDYEEVLDKSEIKKLCDINRSLAFGDLKILEASKDSYVAQRSGNETSPGLVIHINNTNAVQEKVVTTQWKNSTLFNYSGYGVNTLRTNDRGQATIKTAAKSYSIWSLNNF, from the coding sequence TTGAGAAAATACATATCCATACTTCTATTGCTTTTCATATTTTCTTGCGAAAAGAAAGATGTGGAAGTGTCTTCAAAGCCTTCAGAAAACCTTTCGGATCATTTCCAAAAAGAAGGAATTTTGATGCAAGCTTTTTATTGGGATGTAGAACCTCGTGGTGAATGGTGGAATACCATAGAACCCAAACTAGCAACATGGAAAGAATTAGGAGTTGACAAAATTTGGTTACCTCCTGCAAGCAAAGGTATGTCTGGTGGATACTCCATGGGTTACGATCCTTTTGATTATTTCGACTTTGGTGATTTTGACCAAATGGGAACCACGAAAACTCGTTTTGGAAGTAGGGTAGAATTAGAAAAACTCATTACAAAAGCCCATTCTTTAAGCATCGACGTTATTGCTGATGTGGTGCTTAATCACAACAGCGGTGGACAAACAGAATTCAACCCTTATCGTCAGAAAAATACGTATACCAAGTTTGAACCTAAGTCCGGTAAATTCAATCGGTCATTTGAAGACTTCCATCCAAATAGTTTTCATACTAAGGATGCTGAGGCACTATTTTTTGAAGAGCAAGACCTTTGCCACGATCAAGAAAACGTTCAAAACTGGTTTTGGAAAAATGAATACTCAGTTGCCAAATACTACAAAAATGTAATGAAGTTTGATGGTTGGAGATTCGATTACGTAAAAGGCTTCGCACCAGATGTAATCTCAAATTACATGAAATCTGCAGGTGGTTTCGGGATTCTTGAAGTGTGGGATGGCAATGCAGATCTCATCAACTCATGGGTCGATAAAACAGGAATTTCAGCATTTGACTTTGCTGCTTTTTATGCCATGGAGAATGCTTTTGATGGCTTTGACCTAAGAGTATTGGTGGAAAGACCACAACTCTGGAAAATGAAACCAGATCGGGCTTACACATTTGTCAACAATCATGATACCGCTAAAGAAACAAATCCAGGCAACAAACTTTCAAGTAAAGAAAGTACCAAGTTGGCTTATGCATACATGCTCACACATCCCGGAAACCCTTGTATATTTTACTTAGACTATGAAGAGGTTTTGGACAAAAGCGAAATAAAGAAACTCTGTGATATTAACAGGTCTTTGGCATTTGGAGACCTTAAAATATTGGAAGCTTCAAAAGACTCCTACGTTGCACAACGTAGTGGAAACGAAACATCTCCCGGCTTGGTAATTCACATTAATAACACCAATGCAGTCCAAGAAAAAGTGGTGACTACACAGTGGAAGAATAGCACACTATTTAATTATAGTGGGTATGGTGTCAATACCTTAAGAACCAATGACAGGGGACAAGCAACAATAAAGACAGCAGCCAAATCTTACAGTATTTGGTCACTCAACAATTTTTAA
- a CDS encoding Starch-binding associating with outer membrane — MNKLRKISIALLMIITVSSCKDLNTTPFVGEVSDLVYQNPDNYKQVLAKLYAGLAVSGIEPQDGNVDLKGIDGGSQSYLRTYWYLQEFTTDEAIVGWGDPGLPDLHASSWTASNQWTSNFYSRALYQVTVANEFIRESSDAKLEARGLAGNSEIKTFRAEARFIRALAYYHSLDLFGNVPFVTENDPVGSFLPKQSNRSELFTFLEKELKELETLLPTPKSNEYGRADQAAVWMTLAKMYLNAEVYTGTAKYSEAALYAKKVIDAGYALEDNFQNNFMADNNTSKELIFTINYDGNLTATWGGTTTIIHAQVGGTMNPADFGVDGGWAGFRTTPQYVALFDGNLNDKRRLFYTDGQNLEINEIGTFTDGYAMTKWTNKTRNGGVGSNITHTDTDFGLYRLSDAYLMYAEAVTRGGSGDAALALSLVNQLRTRAGVSTINSLNLNFILDERGRELGWEAHRRTDLIRFGKYTTGYNWAWKGNVKEGRDIPSHLSLFPIAASDIVANTNLIQNQGY; from the coding sequence ATGAATAAATTAAGAAAAATATCAATCGCACTTTTGATGATCATTACGGTATCATCATGCAAAGATCTCAATACAACTCCTTTTGTAGGAGAAGTTTCTGATTTGGTTTACCAAAACCCAGATAACTACAAGCAAGTTTTGGCTAAATTATATGCTGGATTAGCTGTTTCTGGAATTGAGCCACAAGATGGAAATGTTGACCTGAAAGGAATAGACGGCGGTTCTCAAAGTTACCTTAGAACTTACTGGTACCTGCAAGAATTCACTACAGACGAGGCAATTGTAGGTTGGGGAGATCCAGGATTACCAGACTTACATGCGTCATCTTGGACAGCATCTAACCAATGGACTTCTAACTTTTACAGCAGGGCTCTTTATCAAGTAACTGTTGCAAATGAGTTTATTCGTGAATCTTCCGACGCCAAACTAGAAGCACGAGGGCTTGCTGGAAACAGCGAAATCAAAACCTTTAGAGCCGAAGCACGATTCATACGAGCACTTGCTTATTATCATAGCTTAGACCTATTTGGCAATGTACCTTTTGTGACAGAAAATGACCCTGTGGGTTCGTTTTTACCAAAACAATCAAACAGAAGCGAGCTATTCACTTTTTTGGAAAAAGAATTGAAGGAGCTGGAAACATTATTACCAACTCCAAAAAGCAACGAATACGGAAGAGCCGATCAAGCTGCAGTGTGGATGACATTGGCAAAAATGTATTTGAATGCCGAAGTATACACGGGAACTGCGAAATACAGCGAAGCTGCTTTATATGCTAAAAAAGTAATTGATGCTGGATATGCTTTAGAAGATAATTTCCAAAACAACTTCATGGCCGATAATAACACTTCAAAAGAGTTGATTTTCACCATTAATTATGACGGCAACTTAACAGCAACTTGGGGTGGAACCACTACAATTATTCACGCACAAGTAGGTGGAACAATGAATCCTGCTGACTTCGGTGTTGATGGTGGATGGGCTGGTTTTAGAACCACACCACAGTATGTTGCTCTATTTGATGGCAATTTGAATGACAAAAGAAGATTATTCTACACTGATGGACAAAATTTAGAAATCAACGAAATAGGAACATTTACAGACGGATACGCTATGACAAAGTGGACAAATAAAACCAGAAATGGTGGCGTAGGGTCCAATATAACTCATACCGATACTGACTTTGGATTGTACAGACTTTCTGATGCTTACTTGATGTATGCCGAAGCAGTTACAAGAGGTGGTTCTGGTGATGCAGCTTTGGCTTTGAGCCTTGTAAATCAATTGAGAACTCGTGCAGGTGTAAGTACGATCAACTCACTTAATTTGAACTTCATTTTAGACGAAAGAGGTCGTGAGCTAGGCTGGGAAGCACATAGAAGAACAGACTTAATTCGATTCGGAAAATATACTACTGGCTACAACTGGGCATGGAAAGGTAACGTGAAAGAAGGTCGCGACATTCCTAGTCACCTAAGCCTTTTCCCAATCGCTGCATCGGACATTGTTGCAAATACTAATTTGATTCAAAACCAAGGTTATTAA
- a CDS encoding SusE outer membrane protein: MKRILLNILFFTGLAVGFTACEKEEIRAVLNPGAAPEITVSASSLTLTKENEEQTALTVSWTKPDYGFSAGVQYRLMIDKVGNNFATPQVFATGNELSKSWTHKQLNGLLQAMGYKGEEMADLDIAVESILSDDVVQRSVALKLSAMGYLDKLDLSSPWGVVGSAAANGWDGPDMPFYQTGAAGVFVAYVTLKDGEMKIRQNNDWAVNYGDDGANGTLELNGGNIAVKAGTYQITFNSNDLTYKLEALSWGLVGSATPNGWDGPDFPFTYDPSSDQWRAITKLVDGEMKIRKNNDWGVNYGDDGNNGSLELNGANIAVKAGTYLVTFNTKEFTYTIEPISIPGIVGSSAPNGWDGPDVQLKRDFSKDGFWYANGVKLAAGEIKFRMNNDWALNYGDDGADGKLEVGGANIVVKAGTYNVELDLSDAGPTYKLTAK, translated from the coding sequence ATGAAAAGGATACTTTTAAATATATTATTTTTCACAGGATTGGCAGTAGGTTTTACTGCATGTGAAAAGGAAGAAATACGAGCGGTACTCAATCCAGGAGCCGCTCCCGAAATCACAGTTTCTGCTTCGTCACTTACATTGACCAAAGAAAATGAAGAGCAAACTGCTCTTACAGTTTCATGGACTAAGCCAGATTATGGCTTCAGTGCCGGTGTTCAGTACAGGCTGATGATTGATAAGGTTGGAAACAACTTTGCTACTCCGCAAGTATTTGCAACAGGAAACGAACTAAGCAAATCTTGGACTCACAAGCAATTAAATGGCTTGTTACAAGCAATGGGCTACAAAGGAGAAGAAATGGCCGATTTGGATATCGCCGTAGAATCTATCCTGAGCGACGACGTTGTACAGCGTTCTGTAGCCTTAAAGTTATCAGCAATGGGTTATTTGGATAAGCTTGACCTAAGCTCTCCATGGGGAGTGGTAGGTTCTGCTGCTGCCAATGGCTGGGATGGTCCAGATATGCCGTTTTACCAAACTGGAGCGGCAGGTGTATTTGTTGCTTATGTGACATTGAAAGATGGAGAAATGAAAATTCGCCAAAACAATGACTGGGCTGTAAATTATGGTGATGATGGTGCAAATGGCACTTTAGAATTGAATGGTGGAAACATTGCTGTTAAAGCAGGAACCTACCAAATCACTTTTAACTCAAATGACCTAACATACAAATTAGAAGCCCTTTCATGGGGATTGGTAGGCAGTGCAACTCCAAATGGTTGGGATGGACCAGATTTCCCTTTCACTTACGATCCAAGCTCAGATCAGTGGAGAGCGATAACGAAATTGGTTGATGGTGAAATGAAAATAAGAAAGAATAACGACTGGGGGGTAAACTATGGTGATGACGGCAACAATGGCTCACTTGAGTTAAATGGTGCCAATATCGCAGTTAAAGCTGGTACTTATCTTGTTACTTTCAATACAAAAGAATTCACTTATACCATTGAGCCAATCAGTATTCCTGGAATAGTAGGAAGCAGTGCTCCAAATGGTTGGGATGGACCAGATGTGCAACTTAAGCGAGACTTTTCGAAAGACGGTTTTTGGTATGCCAATGGAGTTAAACTTGCTGCTGGTGAGATCAAATTCAGAATGAATAATGATTGGGCTTTAAACTATGGTGACGACGGTGCAGATGGAAAACTAGAAGTAGGCGGTGCAAATATCGTAGTAAAAGCAGGAACCTATAATGTAGAATTAGATCTTTCAGATGCTGGCCCTACTTATAAATTAACCGCGAAATAA